A DNA window from Drosophila pseudoobscura strain MV-25-SWS-2005 chromosome 2, UCI_Dpse_MV25, whole genome shotgun sequence contains the following coding sequences:
- the TwdlT gene encoding pupal cuticle protein 36a: MKAFILMSCLALAAARPEAGYNYNRPGGGGGSGGGFGGGSSGGFGGGSSGGFGGGSSGGFGGGSSGGFGGGSGGGGGGGFGGGFGGGSGGGGGGGGGFGGGFGGSSGGGFGGGGSIGGFGGGGGGGGGTTLVQKHIYVHVPPPEQDEVRQRPNLPVGQSQKHYKIIFIKAPSPPSYQAPVIPLQPQNEEKTLVYVLVKKPEDQQDIVIPTPAPTQPSKPEVYFIKYKTQKESGGISGGISGGISGGGSGGFTQSNSGSGYTTGGGDGGFTGGDSGSISAPSSNYGPPGKSGPY, from the exons ATGAAAGCCTTCATTCTTATGTCCTGTCTGGCCCTGGCCGCGGCCCGTCCTGAGGCCGGCTACAACTACAACCGTCCcggaggcggcggtggctcCGGCGGCGGCTTTGGAGGTGGCTCCAGCGGCGGCTTCGGAGGTGGCTCTAGTGGAGGATTCGGAGGTGGCTCCAGCGGCGGTTTCGGAGGTGGCTCTAGTGGAGGATTCGgaggtggcagcggcggcggaggaggcggtggcTTCGGAGGTGGATTCGGCGGCGGCTCcggtggcggaggaggaggaggcggtggctTCGGAGGTGGATTCGGCGGCAGCTCCGGTGGTGGATTCGGAGGAG GCGGCAGCATTGGCGGAttcggaggtggaggcggcggcggcggtggcaccACCTTAGTGCAGAAGCACATCTACGTGCATGTGCCGCCACCAGAGCAGGACGAAGTGCGTCAGCGCCCCAACCTGCCAGTTGGCCAGTCGCAGAAGCACTACAAGATCATCTTCATTAAGGCCCCATCCCCGCCCTCGTACCAGGCTCCAGTCATCCCCCTGCAGCCCCAGAACGAGGAGAAGACCTTGGTCTATGTGTTGGTGAAGAAGCCCGAGGACCAGCAGGACATTGTCATCCCCACACCGGCACCCACACAGCCCTCAAAGCCCGAGGTGTACTTCATCAAGTACAAGACCCAGAAGGAGTCTGGCGGTATCTCAGGTGGCATCTCCGGTGGCATAtccggcggcggcagcggtggcttCACTCAGTCCAACTCTGGCAGCGGCTACACCACCGGCGGCGGCGATGGTGGCTTCACCGGCGGCGACAGCGGCTCCATCTCGGCCCCGTCCAGCAACTACGGCCCACCCGGCAAGTCCGGCCCCTACTAA
- the Nep5 gene encoding endothelin-converting enzyme 2: MAGRGTSEHTTTDDMDERNRIWTTGNINHGFFHENLQQQPLPLQRQQTPGALSLLSAPVRAISENGNGSANGNGIGNGAANGHGQASASESDQGKQLPYQRISPNLIGIQSRFRRSYYHKVVLGALLALVIILLIAIIVLSVSIKKSNPICRSRECIRSAASLIYAMDEQTDPCEDFYKFTCGRWAEEHPRPDSVTSNDWFRERQAHIMRVVREFLRSNISSAEPEAVGKAKTMYGACMDTKQLDQRNLEPLVDYLLRFQLPLLPTSLNLTLGNESKYTAQVANASYNWLESMVAIKQHLSMDLIIGFDVFPDPFNRSINRIALGTPETESAFPFNNDDSHKLLRKIHRKTIFMQNSDEDDSEDDLESEEEEAAKQTTSGMSAYLNYIRKVIEKYLLYVDPYVNQEEATVGISQLVKQGVKVARKIHELKEDAENSTKPSKNPADDIIYISLTQLQNQTDKNIAPKTLPIWMRYMELILKGTRHEKNRQMTTNLTIITSQADILYLQNVVEYLEETPPSHIESYLWLSTIEELVLHTTSSMRLLHSEYMRLAIGTEGSTPRSLYCANGVNSLFGMAVSYVLADEEFTRVKLPRVQRMLSDIRRAFDRLVRSTAWMDAATKRKTMQKSAEMKSFIGFPSWLRNGTALNAYYEGAVVNASMHLENLMGFVHWQMMEKLNEMDKPEPIGWATSPSNVNAFHTFQSNAITVPIAILQYPFYDLGLEALNYGSIGTILGHELTHGFDDSGRRFDRDGNMVEWWSNQTINEYVNRTECFVEQYSRYHLADIDEYIDGELTLGENIADNGGMREAYYAYRLYVKEMGRERSKLPGLEHYTHEQLFFIAFGNLWCETYTPAASRYALSDSHCPGQMRLKGVLSNSEEFARTFRCARGSAMNPHQRKCRIW, translated from the exons ATGGCTGGCAGGGGCACATCAGAGCACACGACCACTGACGACATGGATGAGCGTAATCGAATCTGGACCACGGGCAATATTAATCATGGATTCTTTCACGAGaatctccagcagcagcccctgccccttcaaCGACAGCAGACGCCAG GTGCTCTGAGCCTATTGTCCGCACCTGTTCGTGCCATAAGcgagaatgggaatggcagTGCGAACGGGAACGGGATTGGCAATGGAGCTGCcaatggccatggccaggcatcggcatcggaaAGCGATCAGGGCAAACAACTGCCTTACCAGCGAATAAGCCCGAATCTGATTGGGATCCAGTCGAG ATTTCGACGCAGCTACTACCACAAGGTCGTGCTGGGTGCACTGCTGGCACTTGTAATCATTCTGCTGATAGCAATCATAGTCCTAAGCGTATCCA TTAAGAAATCGAATCCAATTTGTCGCAGCCGGGAGTGCATCCGCTCAGCGGCCAGCCTCATCTATGCGATGGATGAACAGACTGATCCCTGTGAGGACTTTTACAAATTCACCTGCGGCCGCTGGGCCGAGGAGCATCCGCGTCCGGACTCCGTGACCTCCAACGACTGGTTCCGGGAGCGACAGGCGCATATAATGCGCGTAGTGCGGGAGTTCCTTCGATCTAACATCAGCAGCGCCGAGCCGGAGGCTGTGGGCAAGGCCAAGACCATGTACGGAGCCTGCATGGACACAAAGCAGCTGGACCAGCGAAATCTGGAGCCCCTGGTCGACTATCTACTGCGCTTCCAGCTGCCCCTCCTGCCCACATCCCTGAATCTCACCTTGGGCAATGAATCGAAATATACAGCGCAGGTAGCCAATGCCAGCTACAACTGGCTGGAGTCGATGGTGGCCATCAAACAGCATCTCAGCATGGACCTGATCATTGGCTTCGATGTGTTTCCCGATCCCTTCAACCGCTCCATCAATCGTATAGCCCTGGGCACCCCCGAAACAGAATCAGCATTTCCCTT caacaatgaTGATTCGCATAAGCTGCTGCGAAAGATCCACCGAAAGACCATATTTATGCAGAACAGCGACGAGGACGATAGCGAGGACGATCTCGAGAGCGAAGAGGAGGAAGCGGCCAAACAGACGACCTCTGGGATGTCGGCCTACCTCAACTATATCCGCAAGGTTATCGAGAAATATTTGCTTTACGTGGATCCCTATGTGAATCAGGAGGAGGCCACTGTGGGCATCTCGCAGCTGGTGAAGCAAGGCGTTAAAGTAGCCCGGAAAATCCACGAG TTGAAAGAAGATGCTGAAAACTCAACGAAGCCTTCAAAGAACCCCGCAGAcgatataatatatatatcgCTGACGCAACTGCAAAATCAGACGGACAAGAACATTGCCCCGAAGACTTTGCCCATCTGGATGCGCTACATGGAGCTCATCCTGAAGGGCACCCGGCACGAGAAAAACCGCCAAATGACCACCAATCTGACCATCATCACCAGCCAGGCGGATATTCTCTACCTGCAGAATGTAGTGGAGTATCTGGAGGAGACTCCACCGTCCCACATAGAATCCTATCTCTGGCTGAGCACCATCGAGGAGCTGGTGCTGCATACCACTAGCTCCATGCGTCTGCTCCATTCGGAGTATATGCGGCTGGCCATCGGCACTGAGGGCAGCACACCACGATCCCTCTACTGCGCCAATGGAGTGAACAGCCTCTTCGGGATGGCCGTCAGCTATGTCCTGGCCGACGAGGAGTTCACCAGGGTGAAGCTGCCACGCGTGCAGCGGATGCTGAGCGACATACGACGAGCCTTCGATCGCCTGGTGCGCTCTACAGCCTGGATGGATGCGGCAACCAAGCGAAAGACGATGCAAAAGTCCGCCGAGATGAAGAGTTTCATTGGCTTTCCCTCGTGGCTGAGGAATGGCACGGCTCTGAATGCTTACTACGAAGGGGCGGTGGTGAATGCCAGCATGCACCTGGAGAACCTGATGGGATTCGTGCACTGGCAGATGATGGAGAAACTGAACGAAATGGATAAGCCGGAGCCAATTGGATGGGCAACGTCGCCCTCTAATGTGAATGCCTTCCACACGTTTCAATCAAATGCTATAA CGGTTCCCATTGCCATTCTGCAGTATCCGTTTTATGACCTTGGTCTTGA GGCATTGAATTATGGCTCGATTGGCACCATCCTGGGGCACGAGCTGACGCACGGCTTCGACGACAGCGGACGGCGTTTCGACAGGGACGGTAACATGGTCGAGTGGTGGTCCAACCAGACAATCAACGAGTACGTCAACCGTACAGAGTGCTTCGTGGAACAGTATAGTCGATATCATCTCGCGGACATTGATGAATAC ATCGATGGCGAATTAACACTGGGCGAGAATATTGCCGATAATGGAGGGATGCGGGAGGCCTACTACGCCTACCGTCTCTACGTCAAGGAGATGGGACGGGAGCGATCGAAGCTCCCAGGCCTGGAGCACTATACGCACGAGCAGCTCTTCTTTATTGCGTTTGGCAATCTCTGGTGCGAGACGTACACTCCAGCCGCCTCCCGCTATGCCCTCAGCGACTCCCACTGCCCCGGACAGATGCGACTAAAAGGAGTGCTATCCAATTCAGAGGAGTTTGCGAGGACCTTCAGGTGTGCACGTGGCTCGGCCATGAATCCCCATCAGCGCAAGTGCCGCATTTGGTGA
- the LOC13036432 gene encoding uncharacterized protein isoform X2, with translation MWFNMTALDMNMFAMADDVYNLMEIFDEASSFEGRIIKRIENALVICDILVSVLVATIVGRYLFHSCFKKLHRSVKRTSYLPKFIAQIKQFNQEMGVQGSSVKSLDSIQPISQMKPIIHKMSVRGSKAKIWKTDVDHCEQKPKNGQDQTVQGRSSIEGIDDGDEVTMKAPERENFSVKLMGTQEWAANYLATGGRTTP, from the exons ATGTGGTTTAACATGACAGCATTGGATATGAACATGTTTGCCATGGCCGACGACGTGTACAACTTGATGGAGATCTTCGATGAGGCGTCCAGCTTTGAGGGCAGGATTATCAAACGCATAGAGAATGCGCTCGTCATCTGTGATATTCTGGTTTCCGTGCTGGTGGCCACCATAGTGGGTCGCTATCTGTTTCACAGTTGCTTCAAAAAATTGCATCGGTCTGTCAAACGGACCTCGTATCTTCCAAAATTCATCGCCCAAATAAAGCAATTCAATCAAGAGATGGGTGTTCAAGGAAGCAGCGTAAAAAGCTTGGACTCTATTCAACCAATCAGCCAAATGAAGCCAATTATACATAAGATGAGTGTTCGAGGCAGCAAGGCAAAGATCTGGAAAACCGATGTGGACCACTGCgagcaaaaaccaaagaatGGCCAGGACCAAACTGTACAAG GAAGATCCTCGATTGAAGGCATTGATGATGGGGACGAGGTCACCATGAAGGCACCGGAAAGGGAAAACTTCTCCGTCAAACTGATGGGAACGCAAGAGTGGGCTGCCAATTATTTGGCCACAGGCGGACGGACCACGCCATAG
- the LOC13036432 gene encoding uncharacterized protein isoform X1, with amino-acid sequence MWFNMTALDMNMFAMADDVYNLMEIFDEASSFEGRIIKRIENALVICDILVSVLVATIVGRYLFHSCFKKLHRSVKRTSYLPKFIAQIKQFNQEMGVQGSSVKSLDSIQPISQMKPIIHKMSVRGSKAKIWKTDVDHCEQKPKNGQDQTVQAIITGRSSIEGIDDGDEVTMKAPERENFSVKLMGTQEWAANYLATGGRTTP; translated from the exons ATGTGGTTTAACATGACAGCATTGGATATGAACATGTTTGCCATGGCCGACGACGTGTACAACTTGATGGAGATCTTCGATGAGGCGTCCAGCTTTGAGGGCAGGATTATCAAACGCATAGAGAATGCGCTCGTCATCTGTGATATTCTGGTTTCCGTGCTGGTGGCCACCATAGTGGGTCGCTATCTGTTTCACAGTTGCTTCAAAAAATTGCATCGGTCTGTCAAACGGACCTCGTATCTTCCAAAATTCATCGCCCAAATAAAGCAATTCAATCAAGAGATGGGTGTTCAAGGAAGCAGCGTAAAAAGCTTGGACTCTATTCAACCAATCAGCCAAATGAAGCCAATTATACATAAGATGAGTGTTCGAGGCAGCAAGGCAAAGATCTGGAAAACCGATGTGGACCACTGCgagcaaaaaccaaagaatGGCCAGGACCAAACTGTACAAG CGATAATTACAGGAAGATCCTCGATTGAAGGCATTGATGATGGGGACGAGGTCACCATGAAGGCACCGGAAAGGGAAAACTTCTCCGTCAAACTGATGGGAACGCAAGAGTGGGCTGCCAATTATTTGGCCACAGGCGGACGGACCACGCCATAG
- the LOC26533361 gene encoding uncharacterized protein has protein sequence MDRFFGNIENMLKTKMKVESKGMALKLVGFYAVGYTLRKLVK, from the coding sequence ATGGATCGCTTTTTCGGAAATATTGAGAACATGCTAAAGACCAAGATGAAGGTGGAGAGCAAGGGAATGGCCCTGAAGCTGGTGGGATTCTACGCCGTTGGCTACACCCTGCGCAAGTTAGTCAAGTAG